The genomic stretch TCTCGCGTTAGGCAAGTTCAATCATCTGAAGCTCAAACAAATCTCCCCAGAAGTCCGTAACGATATCAAATGTTTATTTGGTAGCTACGACGAAGCCTGGGAATTAGCTGAGGAAATGCTATTTAGTCTAGGCGATCCCGGTGTAATTGCCCACTGCTGTCAACAAAGCTTGGTTGGCTGTACCAGTGGTTTTAAATACGCACCTCTCTATCCTAGTTCCTTCATGGTTCATGTCTCAGCTTTTTCCGAACTCGACCCGTTGCTGCGCCTCTACGAAGGCTGTGCCAGCCGTACAATTGGACGCATGGATGAAGCCACACTAATTAAATTTCACACCTACAAACCAAAAATCTCATATTTGTTCTACCCCAATTTCGATACCGATCCTCATCCGGTTCTGCACACCAGTATGCAAATCGATCTGAGAGATTTGAGCGTTAGCTACCGGGATTACGAAGATGATGTTAATCCACCAATCCTACATCGAAAAGAAACTGTTATCACCCCCGATTATCCGAATTATGAAAATTTTTCTCGACTCACTCAACAGGAAGAAGAATGGGGACTTTTAAATAATGAACGGAATATTAAAACGCTTAGAGATTGGCAACAATGCTTAAAGGCAAACTGCCTAGAAATAGAAGATTATTGTCTTTGCTGGCGTAAAGACGCCGATCCGATTCGGGTGCAGGAATTAACAGCAGTTCGTGAAAAAAGGAAAAATACAAAAGTAACATCTTTTTAAACGCAAAGAGCGCAAAGGTTAACGCTGAGGTACGCAAAGATTTTTGTTTTCTTTCCTTGGCGTAACTTTGCGCTTTCCTTGGCATAATTTTGAAGTTAAAAAAAGTTCATTAAGTTCAATTCAAACTAGCTTCACAATTCTTTTGCTAACTGAATCCAATGTTCAATTCCCTTTTGTGTTGGTTGCCCCGATGCTGTGAAGGTTCTGATGTCTCTCTTGTGTTGAAAACCATAACTGATATGAATTGGTTTATCTACTCCATAAAAGTATAGAGAATCAAATGGTAATTTTTGACTTAATATCCAATCGATAACGCGATCGCTACCTGAACTAACGATCAAAAAATCGCAAGCAGCGCCTAGTCGTTTACAGTAATACTTACCATTTTTGTTCATTTCATGCGCCATATGCTGGTCGAGTTCCGGTGCAACTCGACCATTTTTATGACCTGTTTCTGGGTCTTTTTTATCTAGGTATCTTTTTAAGTGCTTGGAACAAAAGCCATAAGTTAGGCGGAAATTATTAACGCCGAAATAGTCAATTATTGGATCTAAGATAAGTTGATTTAGCTTTTGTAATGCAGGCAGCGTTTCTTCTGTATTTTGGGGAAATGGATAAATTTTGGATGCGTACTTTTGATAAGTCTGGCTACAGGTGCAAAAATCTTCTAAAGTAAGGTATTTTCCTAGGGAAACTTCTTTCATCGTTGAGGAACTATAGTGCATCAAGAGTACAATAAGCTGGTACGCGATCGCATTCCCGAAATCATTCATCAAGCAGGGCGAGAGTGCAAAGTCCAGGTAATGTCAGAGGCAGAGTATCACCAAGCGTTGCGAGATAAACTCATCGAAGAAGCGCAAGAAGCCGCTGAAGCTACTGCTCAAGACTTAGTGAAAGAACTCGCTGACCTATACGAAGTCATCGATGCCTTGTGTGCAGCTTGTCAAATAGAGCGTTCCTCAATTTTGGCAGAACAAGAAAAACGACGTTCAGAACGAGGTGGCTTTGACCAGCGCTTTCGATTATTGTGGACTCAGTAGCCGCGAAGTCGATACGGTAGAGGTATGGATAACCCGCTACACCTGCTAGACATCGCCGAGTCTTATCTAAGAAAATCGGTTGCACCATTAGCCACACAGATAGATGGCAGCCCAGAAGCACTACGAGAGGCGCTTAAAGGACTTGGCGAACGTTCTTTACTGGCGTTGCGAGTTCCCCAAGAGTGGGGTGGTTCCGAAGTCAACGAACAGACTTTTCGGACTTTTCAAGAGCTAATCGCAAGATACTCCGGCGCTTTGGCATTTTTGCAGGCTCAACATCAAAGTGCTGGCGGGATGCTGGCTGCTAGCAAAAATTCTTCTCTTAAATGCCAGTATCTTCCCCATATGAGTAACGGGGATATTTTAGTCGGCGTCGGCTTCTCTCAATTGCGGCGGCAGGGCGACCCAACTGTGAAAGCCTTTCCGGTAGAAGGGGGATATCATCTAGAGGGACAAGTGCCTTGGGTTACGGGCTGGGGCTTGTTTCAAGAGTTTATTGTCGCCGCAACACTCCCCGATGGGGGCGCAGTCTTTGGCATTGTGCCCTTTGTTGCGAGGGATCGGGAGAGGGGGGGTGCAATTACATTTACCCAGCCAATGCAACTGGCAGCAATGACCTCAACCAATACCGTCACTGCAAATCTTACCAGTTGGTTTTTGCCTCAAGAGCGTGTTGTCTCTATCAAGCCTGCGGGTTGGATTCACGAAAACGATTTGAAGAATGTCCTTCACCAAGGCTTTTTTGCTTTGGGATGCGCTAGAGCTGGACTTGATATTCTGGAAGCTGCCGCTCTAACCAAGCCAAACGCCTTTATTTCCAAAGCTTTTAAGTCACTCAACCGGGAACTCACCGCCTGTAGCACTGCCATCAGACATCCCCCTAAACCCTTTGCAGATCGTCTGCAAATCCGAGCTTGGGCAATTGATTTAGCTGTGCGGTGTGCCCATGCTGCCGTTACCGTTTCCCGTGGTGCCGCCAACTACAGCCACCACGCAGCACAGCGAGTTTACCGCGAGGCACTGGTGTTTACTGTTTCCGGTCAAACTACGGCTGTAATGGAAGCGACCCTCAACAGGTTGGTGCGTTCAGAATCCGCACTTTATCTCAGCTCTGAGGAGGCTCAGCCTGGGAACGAGAAACAGCAACTTGAAACTTATTCCTCATCCGATTAATCTATGAATCGCCAAGAAGTTGAAGATAGAACGATTCTGATTGCTTTGACAGGTTCCAGGGGCTACGGTTTAGCGACTGCAACCTCAGACTATGACTATCGCGGTATTTTTGTGGCAACTAAGCCTTATTACCTGGGATTTTCTCAAATTGAACAAAAGGATAGAGGTTGGACAGAAGAGCCAGGGAAAATTTCTTATCTCACTAAAGATACTTGTATTTATGAGCTGAAAAAATTTTTAGAACTGTCTGCCGACAACAACCCAAATATTTTAGAGCTTCTCTGGTTCAAAGATTATGTTCTTTTAACTGAAGTCGGTAATACCTTGAGACGCCATAAACAAATGTTTCTGTCAAAAAAGGTGAAGCACACTTATGCGGGATACGGTTATGCCCAAATAAAAAAATTAGAGTCTCACCGCCGCTGGTTACTCGAACCACCAACCAGAAAACCTGAGCCAGAAGACTTTGGATTAGAACCTGCCCAAGCGCTGACGGTGGGCGAAATTCATGCGTTTCTAGAATATCTCTACTTGTTAATTAGAGGCCGAATTCAGTTTTTGGAAGAAGCGCAGGAACTTTATCATTTGCTAACTGCCAAAATTGATTTTAAGGGGGTATTGAAGCAATACGCTTTACCAGAAGAACCGCTGGAGTACACCCGGAAACTTACCGGCAGCTCGGAAGAATTTATTAAACTGCTGCAAAAAAGCCAGCAGTATCAAAACGCCCGCCGAGAATACGATAACTACCAACAATGGAAAAAAAATCGCAATCCAGCACGGGCAGCGATGGAAGCTAAAGTGGGGTATGACTCTAAATTTGCGATGCAGGCTATCCGCTTATTAAGAACAGGTATCGAAATTTTAGAGACACAAACCTTAATAGTCGATCGCCGGGAAACCGGCGATGCACGGGAATTGCTAGCCATTAAAAACGGCGAGTATCGCTATGAAGAAGTCATGGCGATCGCTAACAATTTGTACAAAGGACTCGATGAAGCCTACGCTAAATCTACCCTGCCTAGAAGTGTAGATAGAGAAGCAATTAATCAACTTTGTATTGATTTAGTGGCAATGCAAGGGTGGTAAGGCTAATAGCGGACAACGTTTTGTCTTTTGCAAATTTGGCTTTTACTTTGTACCTTGTACCTTTTTTTGCCACTGGTCAATTGCCTTCTGGGCAGTCGTATAGGTAGGTGTGTCTTTCGGGACTAAAGCCGCTGTCTGAATGGCTTCTTTAAGCCTTCCATCAGAGGCGCGAGTCTGCGCTGTCTGATAAATCGTTTTGCTCCACTGGGCAATTAACTGTTGTGCCTCGGTATATCCAGGCTGATCGGGGGGTACTTTGCGAACAGCGGCGATGGCGCGAGTGTAAGAAGAAGCTTGTCCGGGTTGAATTAATCCTTGAGCAGATTGGAGAAGGCTTTTGTTGGTTCGCTGCTGCTGTGCTTTTTCACGCCAGCTGGCAATCGCTCCTTGAGCTTCCTTATAAATGGACTGATTATCCTCTGGAACCAGTCGTGCCGCTGCGATCGCCTTATCAAACTGCCCTTGTTTTGCTCGCCCGTTAGCTAAATCCAGAATCACACCGCTCCAGCGTGCAATGTCTTGCTGTGCCTGTTCGTAGAGAGGTTCACCTGGTTTTATTTTCTGGGCTTCTGCGATCGCCTGACTAAACTGAGAAGCTTGATTTGGGACGATCAAAGTTCTTGCTTTATCTAACACCGCTTGATTCGCCCCCGCTTGGCTCTCGGTGCCCCCCACTGGATTCTGGGATTCGGAACCTGAAGAAGCTGACTGTAACGATACAGCAGTTGGTGTGGTGCTACCAGGAGTGGCATTTGTTGAGGTATTTATTGCCTGCTGACCGATAAATGCGGCTCGGTTACGGAGAAATACCCCCCCTATCAATGCCACTACCAATGCGATACCACCGCACCACAAAAGCAGATTCAGCCACCAGGGTGTGTCATCTACTACCCTTGTAGATGACACACTTGTCTGGGGGACGATAGCACCTTGACCAATCCCTGAGCGGATACCGGAAGGGCTATAGTTTGTCTCCGATGCTTTAGAAGTCTGCTTCTGGGTCAAGGCGGCTGCACCAGCTACGTTATTATGCCCCACCATACCCGGATTAGCCTCCTGACGAGCCATTCCGACGTTGTGCATACCAGAAGTGGAAGCTACTGGAGGTGTATCTGAAGCTAAGGTCGCATTCCAGTTCATCACTCCGTTCGGGAGGAGCGTTGGGAGTTTGTAGTTACTTGCCGAAGAGGGTATTGCACTCAAGGGTATCTGAACGGGTCGCCAGTGGTGTTCGCTCAACTCAGGCAGGTGCGATCGCAGATAACGCTCCAGACTCTCCAAATTCTTGCCTTGGTTATATCGCAGTCCTTCTAGCAGTACTGCTGTAAATAATCCATGACCCAGTGAGGACGCTTCGTAAGAAAATTGATCAACTTGGCAGGACAGGACTGTGGCAATACCCATTGTTTGGGCTAATTCCAAAGTTTGCGCCCCTACCTTTGCACCTGCTTGACCGCCCTGACTGCGGTTTATATCTAGCAGCACCAAAATATTTTTAGCCGCCGACTCTTTGAGAGTGGTAAAGAGCGATCTTACTGATATACCAGTTTCCGCTATTTCATCTGGGTCTCCTTGACTGGGCATTAGGTAATCCTCCCCGTCGAGAGTCATTCCATACCCACTGAAAAAGAACCAGAGCGAATCATCGACGTTTACTGGCGCATGGCACCACTCATCTAACCAATCCAGCAGGTTTTCCTTAGTAGGGTA from Coleofasciculus sp. FACHB-T130 encodes the following:
- a CDS encoding caspase family protein, which codes for MANHWAIAIGINQYQFFQPLSYAQADAQTLWQFLVDEAGWSADECLVLTDTSPPISDQSTYPTKENLLDWLDEWCHAPVNVDDSLWFFFSGYGMTLDGEDYLMPSQGDPDEIAETGISVRSLFTTLKESAAKNILVLLDINRSQGGQAGAKVGAQTLELAQTMGIATVLSCQVDQFSYEASSLGHGLFTAVLLEGLRYNQGKNLESLERYLRSHLPELSEHHWRPVQIPLSAIPSSASNYKLPTLLPNGVMNWNATLASDTPPVASTSGMHNVGMARQEANPGMVGHNNVAGAAALTQKQTSKASETNYSPSGIRSGIGQGAIVPQTSVSSTRVVDDTPWWLNLLLWCGGIALVVALIGGVFLRNRAAFIGQQAINTSTNATPGSTTPTAVSLQSASSGSESQNPVGGTESQAGANQAVLDKARTLIVPNQASQFSQAIAEAQKIKPGEPLYEQAQQDIARWSGVILDLANGRAKQGQFDKAIAAARLVPEDNQSIYKEAQGAIASWREKAQQQRTNKSLLQSAQGLIQPGQASSYTRAIAAVRKVPPDQPGYTEAQQLIAQWSKTIYQTAQTRASDGRLKEAIQTAALVPKDTPTYTTAQKAIDQWQKKVQGTK
- a CDS encoding nucleotidyltransferase domain-containing protein encodes the protein MNRQEVEDRTILIALTGSRGYGLATATSDYDYRGIFVATKPYYLGFSQIEQKDRGWTEEPGKISYLTKDTCIYELKKFLELSADNNPNILELLWFKDYVLLTEVGNTLRRHKQMFLSKKVKHTYAGYGYAQIKKLESHRRWLLEPPTRKPEPEDFGLEPAQALTVGEIHAFLEYLYLLIRGRIQFLEEAQELYHLLTAKIDFKGVLKQYALPEEPLEYTRKLTGSSEEFIKLLQKSQQYQNARREYDNYQQWKKNRNPARAAMEAKVGYDSKFAMQAIRLLRTGIEILETQTLIVDRRETGDARELLAIKNGEYRYEEVMAIANNLYKGLDEAYAKSTLPRSVDREAINQLCIDLVAMQGW
- a CDS encoding acyl-CoA dehydrogenase family protein; the protein is MDNPLHLLDIAESYLRKSVAPLATQIDGSPEALREALKGLGERSLLALRVPQEWGGSEVNEQTFRTFQELIARYSGALAFLQAQHQSAGGMLAASKNSSLKCQYLPHMSNGDILVGVGFSQLRRQGDPTVKAFPVEGGYHLEGQVPWVTGWGLFQEFIVAATLPDGGAVFGIVPFVARDRERGGAITFTQPMQLAAMTSTNTVTANLTSWFLPQERVVSIKPAGWIHENDLKNVLHQGFFALGCARAGLDILEAAALTKPNAFISKAFKSLNRELTACSTAIRHPPKPFADRLQIRAWAIDLAVRCAHAAVTVSRGAANYSHHAAQRVYREALVFTVSGQTTAVMEATLNRLVRSESALYLSSEEAQPGNEKQQLETYSSSD
- a CDS encoding nucleoside triphosphate pyrophosphohydrolase — protein: MHQEYNKLVRDRIPEIIHQAGRECKVQVMSEAEYHQALRDKLIEEAQEAAEATAQDLVKELADLYEVIDALCAACQIERSSILAEQEKRRSERGGFDQRFRLLWTQ